In one Brassica oleracea var. oleracea cultivar TO1000 chromosome C9, BOL, whole genome shotgun sequence genomic region, the following are encoded:
- the LOC106314243 gene encoding putative uridine kinase C227.14 produces MDEIYDKLAERLVPTSAAMFSPNVKRLVGLAGPPGAGKSTLAYEVVSRINSLWPQKAASFDAEVMPPDVATVLPMDGFHLYRSQLDAMEDPKEAHARRGAPWTFNPALLLNCLKKLRNEGSVYVPSFDHGVGDPVEDDIFVSLQHKVVIVEGNYLLLEEGTWKDISDMFDEKWFIDVNLFWMPKISLKSCLTESSILCPN; encoded by the exons ATGGATGAGATATATGATAAGTTGGCGGAACGTCTTGTCCCTACATCAGCTGCAATGTTTAGCCCCAATGTTAA ACGTTTGGTCGGTCTGGCTGGTCCTCCTGGTGCGGGTAAAAGCACGTTAGCATATGAAGTTGTGAGTCGTATAAATAGCTTATGGCCTCAGAAAGCTGCTTCTTTTGACGCTGAGGTTATGCCGCCTGATGTCGCTACAGTGCTTCCCATGGATGGGTTCCACTTGTATCGTTCCCAGCTTGATGCCATGGAG GATCCTAAAGAAGCTCACGCGAGAAGAGGAG CTCCTTGGACTTTTAATCCTGCACTATTGCTCAACTGTTTAAAGAAGCTGAGAAACGAG GGCTCAGTCTATGTGCCATCATTCGATCATGGAGTTGGAGATCCAGTTGAAGATGATATCTTTGTTAGCCTCCA GCATAAAGTGGTGATTGTTGAGGGAAACTATTTGCTGTTAGAAGAAGGAACTTGGAAAGACATCTCTGATATGTTTGATGAGAAGTG GTTCATTGATGTCAATCTGTTCTGGATGCCCAAAATATCCCTTAAATCTTGTTTGACAGAATCTTCAATCCTATGTCCAAATTGA
- the LOC106315920 gene encoding uncharacterized protein LOC106315920, translating into MDRVPFLNVVKDVVGTLNESRKLFLKNKKLMFSVLVFPLLLNGLVYLFTVLAIKPEITNLIQESNLLPMMDPSSPEYIAQLMRVFADFRQFVVSSYFISTVSFVIKLLSVLIIVHASALTHKDENVNLRDFPVLTLKSWKGPLVTYFYISLFSLGYWFLFFIILFPLLLLSSNFSSLATKSWSLFVLFALFESYLAIVWFLSLVISILEETYGFQALGKAAKIVKGMKPQLFLLNVIFGLLCFGLAQVVRLVDLRWSFAVTLTTGLVLVGSIFAVRMFQLVIYTVAYFQCKSLRGQDIESLRDVEYTKLSSTSLIGALP; encoded by the coding sequence ATGGATCGAGTTCCGTTCTTGAATGTTGTAAAGGATGTTGTGGGTACCTTAAATGAATCCCGCAAACTCTTTCTCAAGAACAAGAAGTTGATGTTCTCGGTCTTGGTATTCCCTCTCTTGCTCAATGGTCTAGTTTACTTGTTCACGGTCCTTGCCATCAAACCTGAGATAACAAACTTGATTCAAGAATCTAATTTGTTACCTATGATGGATCCAAGCAGCCCGGAATACATAGCTCAACTTATGAGAGTCTTTGCAGATTTTCGCCAGTTTGTGGTTTCTTCATACTTCATTTCCACAGTCTCCTTTGTCATCAAACTTTTATCGGTTCTAATCATCGTCCATGCTTCAGCTCTTACTCATAAAGATGAGAACGTGAACCTCAGAGACTTTCCGGTTCTGACCCTTAAATCTTGGAAGGGACCTCTTGTGACCTATTTCTACATATCTCTCTTCAGTCTTGGCTATTGGTTTCTCTTCTTCATAATCCTTTTCCCTCTCCTTTTGTTGTCTTCAAATTTTAGTTCCTTAGCAACCAAGTCGTGGTCCTTGTTTGTTCTGTTCGCATTGTTCGAGTCCTATTTAGCTATCGTTTGGTTCCTATCTTTGGTCATATCGATACTCGAGGAAACTTATGGATTCCAAGCTTTGGGGAAAGCTGCAAAGATCGTTAAAGGGATGAAGCCACAACTATTCCTCTTGAATGTTATCTTCGGTTTATTGTGCTTCGGTTTAGCTCAGGTCGTGAGGCTGGTCGATTTGAGATGGTCGTTTGCGGTTACCTTAACCACCGGTTTGGTACTTGTGGGATCAATCTTTGCGGTGAGGATGTTTCAACTTGTGATTTACACCGTTGCATATTTCCAATGCAAGAGTCTCCGCGGCCAAGACATTGAGTCGCTGAGGGATGTTGAATATACGAAATTATCATCCACTTCTCTTATTGGAGCATTGCCTTGA